aaatttatatagcacCAGCTGCATGATAAATAccttcaaaagtgctttacattaAAACGTAGCCGTGTATGGCCTGAAATGCATCCTcagcccggatccagaaatattcgATTGGGGCTGTTTAGAACGAAGGTGTCACCTGCAAGGCGCATAGCGCCGAACGGGAAAAGTTACGGGAGGGGCCCTCCGCTTGTGTTAGTGGGGTCGGGAGGTTTTTCATATAGATATAAAATGGTGGCCTGTGGCGCATTTTTCGGTTTAAATTTCGGGATGAGTGGGGGCACTCCTCTTATTTAATGGGCTCAAAGGGGTCGCTCCCGAGACAATTTTGAAATGTAGATATAAAATGGTGGTTATGGTGCacttttaggtctaaattttgaggtacgcgAGGGGGTACTCCTTTTATTTTAAGGGAGGTTAAGTGGCTTTCCCCTGGATAACTTTGAAATgaaggtatgaaatggtgtctcAGGtgcatttttatcttacttttgaGAAAACATGATTCCTTAGCCAAAATTGTTTGGTATAACTTAAATGAGTATAGGCCACTTCTCAGTCAACTGGTAGGTGGTGCACGAGCCCCATGGTCCCAGCCCTGGACCCGGACCTGGCGGGAAATTTTAGATCCAGACAGTTTAGCTTACGTAACTTAATTGTCTTTATTATACCTTACTTTTGTTAACAATGATAAACTCCCGtaacccgagaaagagatattttgactattaAAGACATTTTCGACCTTTTTGACACGTGCAGGCGATTCAGAcgacaatatcattttttaacttttttatttacttactttgttcggtataataaaataaatatcatatggcagtgTGTGTGGCATTGATATTATCAACCCTCGatacagaatgtcaccactcggctttctcctcgggtgacattctgccctcgggttgacaatatcagtgtcacacacgctgtcatatgatatttatatagtatATAGACTAGACAGCTCGTTCTTCAACGTGTCATTTGTAGAGTATTGATACATGAAATAATACctgataaaatatagctctttgCTTATTCTAATAGATgtcgtaataataataatgaagttCTAAAGTATCTATTTTCTGATTTACTAATTAGTAATATTCCGCAGTTATCGCCCGTTATGCAGTCGTTTTTATAACTTTGTATATCTACTTTATTCTGTCCtgagtatttttgaaaatatgaaatgtctcAATTTTGGCTGTCATACATTTCTCTAAAACAGATGTAATTTCTATGAAAATGTGAGTCCATGCTCTACAATGTAATGTCAATAACATAACTGCAGGTCAAAGGAATTGAAAATTCCCTTTTTTCACATAATTTATGTTTTCTGTCCTGTAAAAGAAGTAACTGTATTTCAGGCTTTGACGGACTGTTTAATATAACGTGTATGCACCCTGCAACACTTGTTACTGACACAACAGCGTCAGTTACATCAAGAGCAATAACAACAGAAATCTCAAAAGACAACATAACAAAatcagtggcaaaaacagcaTCAGTAACAACGGCAGATACCACAACAAAAGCCTCAAGAAAAGGCAACATAACAACACTAGCACAAAGTAGGTCAAATGGATTAGATTCATCCACGGATATTACAGATATCCCTAAAATTAAAACTGTAACGAGAAGAAATATTTCAGACATACAAATATGTATGTAATCATTGTTTATAATATGTGTTTGAAAACATTGGTATTGGgatgaaaattctgacaaagtgAAAATTGTGTACAGAATAAGACCAAATATAGATCTTATCATAATTTATTGCCGAATGTATATCTTGACTGGACAATTTGTGTATTTTGATTTCCTCTTTCGGCTAACAACAACGATAAACATGAGCTCAACAAAACTGGACACTCTACGCCCGATGTTCTAGATCAGAGAGataagaagtaaaatttaaatacttttttgttttgaatgtgTGTCGGAGGGGATGTTGTTTGACAGTGAGTATGGATTTGGGCATTTTGTAGGGCGTAGGTGAAAGATAtactaaaacaaaagaaattaaaagagatgatttttttggggttttttttggttttttttgtggggggggggggggggggcggggcaaGAGGTCAACATATGTGTATGGGCAGTAATAAGAACTCAACTTaggaccttgaactttgacctagcTGCCAAATTCATGTGCTCAGAACATCGTTGCATCGCCACCTTCCTTAATGAAAAGGTTGAAGACAATATCTTgagtgtttttatttcaattatgcgCTGGACACAAAATATCATAGACAGATTTGACTTTGCTataaccttaacctttaaccttaCCACCTAGTAAATCCGTTCGAATTCTTTCGCATAGGAACATAAAAAAGTgtgatgttgtttttgtttgtctgtttgttttggggaGGGAAATGAGGGTGGGGGTTATGTAGGGCTCGAATGGGTCGTGGAGTAATATGACTTGTTTTGCACTCCTCAAATCAACTCGGCACCACCCTactatattccaagttaaaaatcATTGTCTTGAATAGTTTTGGTATTGAGCTCCgaacataaaaaatacaaaagacaGATTGGAACTCAATCTGTAAATTGACCGTTGACCTACCGACAAAGTTCATGCCCTGTGCACATTGTCTCACCACAATTAACTTACATAAACTTTGAACAGTTATTAAGTTATTAaggtatgctccggacacgaaatatgaatgccaaatttgaaatttgagttccatttgtgaccttaacctttgacctacagacctgatCTATGCGCACTGCACATTGTCTTtttgccacctacctatatgccaaggtttaaagtcaataccttgaatggttattgagTTTTGCTTCGGACACGTCTTATGACGGACAGACGCAAGCGCCATCACATAGTAtgtctgttgttttattttcaaaacgggCGTATAGAAAGACGTTTGACTGAAGTTTTACTTAGATCGTCATAAAATTTCTAAACTAATCTTAAAActaaataatttctaaaaaaaagtatCGATTTGAGAAAATAGTACCAAATAAGTCAAACAGGTACAGCTACgttatacattaaaatatacatCAATGTTTTAGTCGGTCGTTCAAACTCACTGGAAGCGACAGACATatttatatggaaaaaatacatgtactattataaCGCAAAATTGCCCCATGCTTTTAGAAaatccaatttcaaaataaatgtatattccGGAAGTGTCCTTATATGAGTAAACAAACTTGTATGTATATACTTTGTGGTATACTTTCAGGGGCAGTAAATCATGCATAGTAAGACATCTTTTGTAAAATGTACAAATTATATGAAATCATTGCTTACATGataaagtattattattattttaagttacgTAATGTAAGatttcaaatttcatgttttttcagtgATTGTGGTTCCAGTAGTGGTTGGAGTTTTACTGATTCTAGCAGCTGCGGTGCTAATTCTCGTCTATGTAAGAAGGAAAGTATCTTTTCTACTGATGTATACCgtgttgttatttctttttaaagcagAGCATGTTAAATTTGCAATTCATTTAAGAATTATATGCTAGTTTTGTATGTTTATTCAGTATAAACAGCATTTGGACTttttgcaaatccatgaatcgcgctagtgaTTCTTGGATAATTTGCAAGAAGTcacaatgtggtttatacccgtatacacgcacaaaaatagaataaatttCTTATGTTTCCATTCTTACGGTAGTTTGTTACCAATGataagtggtttgctttccatgagtattaaaaaatcaaaacaaatgtcAGGATATCGAAATTTTTAACAGCGGAATAGAATAGCCAAAAAAGCCCCGCTACCGTTAAGCTGCAATTCGCCTTCCAATAAAAAACAGCAGTAAAACTGTTCCTGGTTTTTACTTGAAATATCTTTATATCCACTGTAAAGTCATAGAGTCGTGTCGACTCATTTTTGACCTTTACCGTCAGAAAAATAAGTTGAAGCTATAACGTAATGCTCCTTTTGAAATCTTGGCATCAAATGTTGAAAGAATTTTTCAAACGACGCCATCATCTTCATGATTTTGTGAATGACGCCAGACTGAGCATGGATTCCCGAGGAAATGGCCGTCCTTGATATAACACCAAAGTTGTTTATGCGAAAATAACCGCTTTTATCCTTTCCATACAAAATGTAtagcaaatgtaaatattagttTTCATGGATTTATATATTCAGGAAGTCTTTATAATCTTACTACCTTTGATCTATATTTATGAAGATTAAGACATACAGCAAGGCCTAAGAAATATACCCAGCCCTATTAGTGTATAGATTCTTATAATGTAATAGAATTTATATTCCTTAAcagaattttaaatttatatctacaTGCTACAATACAATAATACTCTAAAGACAATATAAAACGCTAAATATCCTTCGGatgatctttgttttttttcccgaTGTCGTTTCAGACGCCGCATTGCAAAAAATACTAAAAGGCAAAAACAGGAACCATGTATGTCATTATCGgagcaaggtcaaggtcaacagaaCAATCCCGAGAGTGAAGAGGGTAACCTCAATATTGCTGTCAATGCATATGAAAGgttaaatatgtatgtaaatgATCAGCTGGCTGGAGAGATGTATCAGCAGCTTAATGCAAATAAAACAGGAGAATATCAAGAAATGTATGATGTTGTTACTGACTCTCGAAATCAGAACAGGTAAGTACATTTAAGGAAAATGTTGATGTAAACTGACTGAGCAAATAgctgttatgtaaataaatagaacttctgaaaaaaaaagcaacaaacaaACGAATGAAGTACTCTTAAAACAATTCAccatatatttaaaacagatgCTTACGTACGTATGTATTGTAGGTCTTCCTTCTGTGTACTTTCgcttttgaaatataaactattttatttctgaaatatcaaCGTCTTTCTCACAGTACCGTACGACACTGTAACTGAGTCGTAGATTTACTACTCATCAGCTTAAGATCATCATTATGTATTTAAAGGAACGTTACAAAACAAGTTAATTTGCAAGACACCGAAAAGGGTCCTACACCCTCGAAAGAACGACTGAGAAGGCAAGCTAAAGGACAAGGGATCAGCAATGGTGAAATTCGAGACATTGAATTTCCATCAAATGCATATGAACGATTAAACATATATGTAAATGATAACCTAGCAGGAGAGATGTATGAGCAACTAGATACTAAACAAGGCGGGAATTATCAGGGGAAACATGTTCCAGGTAAAGACGACAGACCAGTCAACAAAAGTGACCATAGAACCAAAACAAATGAGCAAGCTTTTGCTGTATATGCAAATGCAAAATGATTTTTAGGACGACATTGTCTACAACTGTTTTCAACAAAAACGCATGCTTTTGTTTTCGGCATTTTGCCGTAATGACAAGATGTATCATATCTTAATTACTTTGTGTAGTTATTTTTGATAATTCGTCAAACTACCTTCAAATGCTTGTATGACAACGTTCCAGAAACAAAATCTGACTTGAAGTCCATTTAATAGTCTTATAAAATATAGTCCCTGTTAATTCGGTGTTAAGGGAACGTGATGGGTGTTACACATTACCTCTCATTAGCAGACAGCCAAACGATCTTCTTATACCTATGTTTAATAATCCAAGTTACTGCCGTAAGGTTACCATTAATGTCACCccttacttggattcagtgtttttaTCATTTCTGATCCTGTTACATGACGAAATCGATACAAAAACAATTTACTGTTAATAACAtagtacaattttaaaaaatataaatttatgtcatcatatatttatattcattttatgaccttagatttcattttatgttatattttctggtccttcgggatcattgagttcaactaatttagatttgaagattgattactgcttaagtcggtgctagggggcgtgggcagtgttgcatttttcattactgctcatgaacagactcaatccaaCCGAGTCTGCAGTTTTTACTGTTTGCCTTCTCCCCGGTCATTCCGAaaaatctacttttcagattatatttactacCTGTTTTGAAGAGTCACAAAACTGCacaaatatatcctgcaaaataggatgtaacaaaatagcaacaaCGGTGTGTCACATCTGAGAAAAGAATTTAATCTTTGTCTAATATTCAACATATTCTAGCGAAAAGTCAATATCTACATCAGACTTCCGttttcttcaacaatatcctctaatttttaaaaataatcatttgTTAAGTGTATATAGTATAGAATTTACTCTGCTTATGTTTattcatatttgttgttttacttactgtagcttttttttaaaaaaaataggataaTATATGTGTGTATATAACCGCTTTTACTTTAttaatgtttattaatatttgttttgtgtatgtttctttatcatttgtttaaaaacttACATTTGAATTCATACGTGTGTTAACGTATATACCTTTTTAGTGTTCGCTTTTCCTTTACTTATGTTGatcaatgttgtttttatttaaattgttctttacattttgtttaaaaccttCATTAGAATAAATGTATCTGTAATATCTCTAATCACAGTAGAtctattgttttgtaaaattatcatCATAAAAATGCGTACGATTTTAAGACAAGGCAATGCTCCTATTGTATATAATTAAGTTATGAAACGTTCTATTCATACATGTCATGATGCGACTGTTCGATACATACTGTATGTTTTACGTTCAACTGTATTACAGCTGGACgccgctacgctttcctctttcaTGGCGTCAGAAAGAACAGGTGGAGGATACCTTGAAAAGCAGTTCTTAAACACCGTTGTCGTGCCATCTCTTGATGTTGTTGCCAGTTTCAATAGTCCTTGACAAACAAGGTTGAATGCGTTAGTCGGCTTCTTCGTCTGTCATCTCTTAATTTTGTAAccagacccgcccgcttagctcagtagggagagcgttggtctacggatcgcggggccgcgAGTTCGATTTCCAGGCGGGACTATGTTCTTCGTGGCgttttgataaaggacattgtgtctgaaatcattcgtcctccacctctgatattcatgttgggaagttggcagagaacaggtttgtactggtacagaatacaggaacactggttaggttaactgcccgccgttacataactgaaaaactgttgaaaaaaaacggtgttaaacccggAACAAAAAGGTTCGATGAACAATTGTGACGCCATTTTGACCCTTTAATTTTGTAACCAGATTCTGTAGAGATCAGTTAGGCTACTGGTAATAGGAAATGGTGATGACTTGGAATGTTATGGTACGATATGCAGTGACAACAGGAAAACGTGATGACAGATAATGTTATGGTTTAGCACTAatgcaaaaatgttttattttgtacctttataaattctgtcaaaatacgaCTTGTATTTGGCAAGTAAATACGAGCAGGCAGAAAAAACGTATTATACCTTTTGTGTTTTATGTTGCCGGACTGacttcatttaatatgcatgacatgACACAGTTCTATAATTACGCACACAAAAAAACTAGACTCATTTCTGTTTTGATAATCATTGAAGATTTCGATCGatatcaaaacaacaaaaaaggtggaggtatataataaaacggtcattataacagtagctagttCTGgcattttgtattcggctctcgtggattttacaCTCTGCGCGCCTCGTGTGAAACCACTCGAgtcgaatactgcatcccagatcaaactactttaaaaattaccattttatacTATCTACTTGAGACACAACTTCTCAACTTATTTGGAACAGGCCACgagagaaaatcataataaattggaatatttgtttgtatttgcaGGTCACGTGGCCGGCGTAAGCCGAAACGTTCGTTTATTAATGAACCGGCGAGATTtttttcttgccgctcacgtgacctGCGTGCCCCGGGATGAGTGAAACGAATTTGTCCATTATTTTATCTTGCTTCCTTTAGGGGCAGTTGAGAAGGCATTGGCAAGCTGAGGTCCAGCTGTTGCAATATACTCAAATTGAGAACCAGCTAACGCAATACCAACAGAAACTTTCTCTAAATGAAAGTGGTTTCCTTTTTGCGTAAAAGGTTGATGGTAAACCAGCATATGTACTTCACAGAACTTTATGTCTCAGTTATGTTGAACATTGATATAATAAACGGGCCGCTgattaacatttacattttagcgTACATTGTCTTTAGAAAGCGAAAAAAGATGTTTGTAGTGTACACCTCACCTTTAAACACAACTAAATATATAGACCatgccggtgtaacgttgtaaactgacccccatagaataacgaccccctgtttgttacttttttcttatatatatcattattcattcattataGGATTGAATCGATTCAAACTTTCAGGAATTACTACTATTAATGTTTAGTTGTGGAGGTAGAAACAAATCATGAATTTACTCAACccgttctggagttatggcccttttctcAAATGGCATCGGCGGGAGATATGGCTGTCTGCCCTTGATTTTTTCTTAGAAGTGGTCCTGGCTTCTctggtttctttaaaaacacattacaactttatatataaatcgTGACGGGTATCAAACCTCCAGGGgaatgactatatttcaatattatactgaaatttgaacatctTATTGTCATTGGCGTCACAGGTCATAAAACGTGGGACTTCCCAACAAccgatttgcatattttatgccttatattgatataattgttgactttttctacttaaaaaccctgaaaaataacaaatatacccAAAATCCAAAGAAGGATGTCTCTTCAACAATATACtgacatttgaataatttataacgACGAGGAACGTCATAGCTAATAAAACCACTGGGCTACCTCATACCAGTTTCGCCTAATTTTGGAGATATATATGAGTGATATATAGGTGACATGATGAAGGTCGAGGGTATTTGACATCACTTTCGGGGGTAGCATAAAACATTATGCTTTTCCACGTATAAATTGCCTTTTTACAATCTTGCGCTCcagaaaatgaactattttaccgtcaacagcattttttcgtaaTGAGCCCGCGAGCCCATGCTATTACGAAATAAGTACAACATGTAGgatgcaataacaaaatgatgtttcctCTAAAATTTCAGACAAACTCACCATTATTATAAGTTCCAGAAGGCTTACACTACATTGTACAGaaggtaaattaataattatttacatgtatgcgtAGCATAATTATACGTTATACCTTGCATATAATGCGATGCCACAAAGTTTCTTCGAGGCTGTAAAAGGTACTAAATTAAAGGTACTGTTAAAGGATCTTggaaaaatcttggaaaaataaaacttaagcctattgaaatacttgaagcatgaaacttttataggtaacaaaaatatttagatctaaaacatgttcGTAATAAAAAGTCATGCACCTTTTAAAGTAAGAGTTTCTATGTTCTAAGTATGTTCCTTGAAAGTTGCAGCAGTTCCAAGTTGCAAAATGATTCCTTTATGTATCCCCCTTCCATTAGGTCATCTGTTTCTATTGGCAAAGGTTTGTTACGGCGAAAAATTATCACTTTGGGGAGACCTATCCGCTTTAAGAAGCAAGCGCGCTACCATTGCGCCACCTAGGCTCACAAAAGTGGTAAGTATATTTAAAAGAGGATGCGTAATTCGGCCTCAACCGGGATAGCTGGTTTTTAAGATGCGTTGTTATGCCACCGCAATTCGAAGAATAGAGTGAATTAAGGTGGCTTGCCAGTCTTCTTTGACGTCGGTCGACGTAATAATGGTCGAAAAGTAAAGTTACCATATTGCCctgatatttggtattcatatacaAGGACACCTCTCCTTCATTTTGTACGATTCGGatcttttatattccttttttgttTAGCAAAGGGCTGTTTcgtacaattaatgaaaaattgaagtatctggagtaaaaatgacttttttttcactggattaatttaaaaaacaacattcggATGCTCTTGACAAGGGAAACAGAATGATATAAGTCAGTGTTGTCAACcggaaatttcataaaatgtcactATGATGGGCGTTAAATGTTCTAAAAAATGCGCGATTCTTTTGATCTTAGAGTGGCACCATACGAGCTTCGGTGGACGATTTGGTCGACGGAAAACGATTCAATTTACTAACGACTTATGCAGTCTTTTGCTATGAAAATTCCGAActagtttatgaaataaaaagggGGCTCTTTccgtgaaatatttcaaaaaatgcgGTAGAAGCATATATTTGCCTCGCGTGCAACACTGAAGTAGCCTAAACGTCATCCGACGTAACACAAGTTTCAACGTTACAAAATCCTAATGTAAttgctgtttgtgaaaaaaattcaCGGTAAGACccctattttctatttcataaatttgttcatatccatattattcatattcagtTTAACGCCCTCTTTTGGATAGCCAGAATTGGCTAGTTTTCAGGCGGCGAGGATGCCTTGGATTCAATCCAGTAACGCTGGGTTGCTTACCAAGAACTCCGCTAGTTGAATGGGAAACATGTGTTTCATAATTTCCAGCttccccgcccgggaatcgaacccgggcagCTGGATTaggagtcaacgaccttaaccactcggcaacacCAACCAAATACTTAAGCAAAATCACTGTAAGTGACAAGTGATTTGAATCATTTTCCGTAGGCCAAATCTCTCACCAAAGTTTGTATGGTGAGGcttttgctttatttctaaaggatgatctcaattgctatcaagaaaacatgaccagaatcatttcagatgactaataaaagatgataatacgctgtttgtaaacaaaaaaaaacaaattattctcCAGCCTAAATATCGGTTCTCTTTATTTCTGTAGTAACCTTGAAACGACTTAGGTATATCTTCAATTATTGTTATACTTCTCTTTATGTACAACaatgataattcaaatgaaaacccttttaaatttcatttttcaatagatgTACGTTTATTTCTTAGCGGGGCCTCTAACATATACTGCTGTTGTGTCAGCTGTAgacgcagcagcagcagcagaaacaacaacaacaacaaaaaatataagcaatagaaatacgacagtgacttgaattgataaagagtatgttagtaataggttaggtgggggtcaatattttatagataaaattattctatataaaataatgaccggggggtcagtttacaacgttacaccggctACATTAGAAACATTGTTTTGTCAGCATCACACAGCCAAGGAGGATTTTATCAAAACTCACTGGTATTACCTCGTCTTATTTTACAAACGCCCTATCTAGGGAAATGGTATTATATTGATGTGAACTTACCTATCAATTTTAGTTTGACCAGGAAACAATATACGTTTCCACTGATTGGTATTGGTATTTTGATTTCCCTTGTATGAAATTCAGCGATGAATACTTCCTAACATATGATTTTAATCTATTTATCTTATCCATCTGTATACATAATACAATTCCAAATGAATGTCGTTTAGTTCCATTGCGTGTCGTTTTCACATTTCCCTTTTA
This is a stretch of genomic DNA from Mercenaria mercenaria strain notata chromosome 4, MADL_Memer_1, whole genome shotgun sequence. It encodes these proteins:
- the LOC123552540 gene encoding uncharacterized protein LOC123552540 isoform X6; the encoded protein is MKKGWDIVFSLFIQLWITRDKSVNICTNHSSSMRRLVFIDTVNVPKFQQSFCECIIEPFKPGSTLQVIMVEPGKGVQFKINNIVFVFDKTSEYEQTILQDETTLYFSTAKNHTTDACAAVYGFDGLFNITCMHPATLVTDTTASVTSRAITTEISKDNITKSVAKTASVTTADTTTKASRKGNITTLAQMIVVPVVVGVLLILAAAVLILVYVRRRRIAKNTKRQKQEPCMSLSEQGQGQQNNPESEEGNLNIAVNAYERLNMYVNDQLAGEMYQQLNANKTGEYQEMYDVVTDSRNQNRNVTKQVNLQDTEKGPTPSKERLRRQAKGQGISNGEIRDIEFPSNAYERLNIYVNDNLAGEMYEQLDTKQGGNYQGKHVPGKDDRPVNKSDHRTKTNEQAFAVYANAK
- the LOC123552540 gene encoding uncharacterized protein LOC123552540 isoform X7 translates to MKKGWDIVFSLFIQLWITRESNGQDRFCQERYKDKSVNICTNHSSSMRRLVFIDTVNVPKFQQSFCECIIEPFKPGSTLQVIMVEPGKGVQFKINNIVFVFDKTSEYEQTILQDETTLYFSTAKNHTTDACAAVYVIVVPVVVGVLLILAAAVLILVYVRRRRIAKNTKRQKQEPCMSLSEQGQGQQNNPESEEGNLNIAVNAYERLNMYVNDQLAGEMYQQLNANKTGEYQEMYDVVTDSRNQNRNVTKQVNLQDTEKGPTPSKERLRRQAKGQGISNGEIRDIEFPSNAYERLNIYVNDNLAGEMYEQLDTKQGGNYQGKHVPGKDDRPVNKSDHRTKTNEQAFAVYANAK
- the LOC123552540 gene encoding uncharacterized protein LOC123552540 isoform X4, producing the protein MKKGWDIVFSLFIQLWITRESNGQDRFCQERYKDKSVNICTNHSSSMRRLVFIDTVNVPKFQQSFCECIIEPFKPGSTLQVIMVEPGKGVQFKINNIVFVFDKTSEYEQTILQDETTLYFSTAKNHTTDACAAVYGFDGLFNITCMHPATLVTDTTASVTSRAITTEISKDNITKSVAKTASVTTADTTTKASRKGNITTLAQMIVVPVVVGVLLILAAAVLILVYVRRRRIAKNTKRQKQEPCMSLSEQGQGQQNNPESEEGNLNIAVNAYERLNMYVNDQLAGEMYQQLNANKTGEYQEMYDVVTDSRNQNRNVTKQVNLQDTEKGPTPSKERLRRQAKGQGISNGEIRDIEFPSNAYERLNIYVNDNLAGEMYEQLDTKQGGNYQGKHVPGKDDRPVNKSDHRTKTNEQAFAVYANAK